Proteins encoded within one genomic window of Phototrophicus methaneseepsis:
- a CDS encoding lasso peptide: protein MKKAYKAPKLMVHGNVTALTQNFGMSGQPGRGRGRGRR, encoded by the coding sequence ATGAAGAAAGCATACAAAGCACCCAAGTTGATGGTACACGGCAACGTTACCGCCCTGACCCAGAACTTTGGCATGAGCGGCCAACCTGGTCGTGGTCGCGGTCGCGGTCGTCGTTAA
- a CDS encoding lasso peptide biosynthesis B2 protein: MSKLRTFRALSPAEKFLLIEAALNQLLVVILIKCLPFRTAWRYLVKEEPPSASAQTTIPMQDIDSIAMVVELTSRKIPTSKCLARSLTMHQMLARRGLVIPIKIGVTHSETGALEAHAWVEYQGEVVLGYLENLADYKIFPADAVAATMVKA; encoded by the coding sequence ATGAGTAAGCTGCGCACCTTCAGAGCGTTAAGCCCTGCCGAGAAGTTCCTTCTTATAGAAGCGGCTCTGAATCAGTTGCTGGTGGTTATTTTGATCAAGTGCCTGCCCTTCCGTACAGCATGGAGGTACCTTGTCAAGGAAGAACCACCGTCAGCGAGTGCGCAAACGACAATACCTATGCAAGACATAGACAGCATCGCCATGGTTGTCGAACTGACATCACGCAAAATCCCAACATCGAAGTGTCTAGCACGTTCTCTCACCATGCATCAGATGCTCGCCCGGCGCGGCCTCGTTATTCCAATCAAAATTGGGGTGACGCACAGCGAAACGGGCGCCCTAGAGGCTCATGCCTGGGTTGAATATCAAGGAGAAGTCGTCCTTGGTTACCTGGAAAATCTCGCAGATTACAAGATTTTCCCGGCAGATGCAGTTGCGGCCACAATGGTCAAAGCTTAA
- a CDS encoding lasso peptide biosynthesis PqqD family chaperone: MITLKSSVVYNSQHVVATEVDQDVVILNSQSGKYFGLDEVGARVWELVQTPQRVEDIVETIYNEYDVDKQQCQEDLTLLLEQLQESGLVQVL, from the coding sequence ATGATTACTTTGAAAAGTTCTGTTGTCTATAACAGTCAACATGTTGTAGCGACGGAAGTTGACCAGGATGTCGTTATCCTGAACAGCCAGAGTGGTAAATATTTTGGCCTGGACGAAGTGGGGGCCCGCGTTTGGGAACTGGTACAAACACCGCAACGCGTCGAAGATATCGTAGAAACGATTTACAACGAATACGACGTCGATAAGCAACAGTGCCAGGAAGACCTCACCCTTCTGCTCGAGCAATTACAAGAATCAGGGTTAGTTCAAGTTCTATGA
- a CDS encoding helix-turn-helix transcriptional regulator, whose protein sequence is MDAQELELLLIDPLRVQNGGLFMSRGNAFHPTRTIDSHELIFVKQGTLDMWEENQNFHLEAGDTLILWPGRRHGGLTEMQPDLRFFWMHFEVTHSLENTTKKNHTSILKIPQFKRVNRPDKLEILFRMFLEDQETGELQPFTANTLMMLILTEVGLMPKVRPTLNDDSNVIATAAHTYIRINFDSTLTASSVAEAIGYNVDYLGRIYKQEYGLTLTQAIHRRRMKKACEWLLDTNLSVGQVAKKCGFNDPDYFRRIFRRHTQMTPGVYRQTYTRLHVNTH, encoded by the coding sequence ATGGACGCTCAAGAGCTTGAACTCTTATTAATTGATCCTTTGCGTGTTCAAAATGGGGGCCTGTTTATGTCGCGCGGGAATGCGTTCCACCCGACGCGCACAATCGATTCTCACGAATTGATATTCGTTAAACAAGGCACGCTCGATATGTGGGAAGAAAATCAGAACTTCCATCTAGAAGCCGGAGACACGCTCATCTTGTGGCCGGGGAGGCGGCATGGTGGTCTGACGGAAATGCAGCCCGATCTGCGCTTTTTCTGGATGCATTTTGAAGTGACGCATAGTCTGGAAAATACGACCAAAAAAAACCATACATCGATACTTAAAATCCCTCAGTTCAAACGTGTCAATCGCCCTGATAAACTCGAAATATTGTTTAGAATGTTCCTTGAAGACCAAGAAACAGGCGAACTGCAACCCTTCACGGCCAATACCTTAATGATGCTCATCCTTACTGAGGTCGGCCTGATGCCCAAAGTCCGCCCCACCCTCAATGACGATTCAAACGTCATCGCCACAGCAGCGCATACCTATATACGCATCAATTTCGATAGTACACTCACAGCGAGCTCCGTCGCTGAAGCGATCGGCTATAACGTCGATTACCTGGGACGTATTTATAAACAGGAGTATGGCCTTACGCTCACCCAGGCCATTCACAGGCGCCGTATGAAAAAAGCCTGCGAATGGCTGTTAGATACCAATCTATCTGTCGGGCAAGTTGCCAAGAAATGCGGCTTTAATGACCCTGATTATTTCCGCCGTATTTTCCGACGCCACACACAGATGACACCCGGCGTTTACCGGCAGACTTACACACGTCTCCATGTAAACACCCACTAA
- a CDS encoding glycoside hydrolase family 127 protein, whose protein sequence is MKSHIKTLPASVYLDHIQLTDGFWNQKQTLIRNRTIPAIYHQLDKTGRLASWDLNPDRQEPKRHKVIEMFWDSDTGKWLEAVGYSLHTHPDAELEKLADELISRMVKAQQPDGYLNTYFTVLEKDMRWGNLRDFHELYNAGHLIEGAVAYYKATGKRDVLDLLARYADLINERYGPNEGQERGYPGHPEIEMALVKLYEATGEERYLDLAKFFVDERGQQEPHFFDQEAIRRGEDPDDYWAQTYRYCQSHAPLREQTEPTGHAVRAMYLYAAVTDLAHETGDESLAQVAKTLWQDLVAHQMYLTGGLGPARANEGFTFEYDLPNETGYTETCAAIALVFWAHRMFHLDPDGRYIDVLERSLYNSVLSGISQQGDEYFYSNPLSSYPNVDPHDHFSGITSAEYYRRKEWLLCPCCPPNLARLVSSIGSYFYSTQDDNRIYVHLYNTGTADIPLGEKSVKIDQTANYPWDGDVRLSVSVDAATSFELALRIPGWCRNYSVSLNGEAYDGQPEAGYIVISREWQSGDTIALTLDMPVERIGANPHIREDAGQVALQRGPLVYCLEEVDNGPQLANIVLKADAALEATVDEDLFGGVPVIKGKAVRIEPSTWPGGLYQPQSLVDYKRSEIQLKAIPYYLWANREPGEMRVWIRED, encoded by the coding sequence ATGAAATCCCACATAAAAACCTTGCCTGCCTCCGTATACCTTGACCACATCCAATTAACTGATGGTTTCTGGAATCAGAAACAAACGTTAATTCGTAACAGGACAATTCCGGCTATCTATCATCAGCTTGATAAAACAGGCCGTTTAGCTTCCTGGGATTTGAATCCGGATCGTCAGGAACCCAAACGCCATAAAGTTATTGAGATGTTTTGGGACTCCGATACGGGGAAATGGCTTGAAGCTGTTGGCTATAGCTTGCATACGCACCCAGATGCGGAACTCGAAAAATTGGCTGACGAACTCATCAGCCGGATGGTTAAAGCACAGCAACCGGATGGTTACCTCAATACCTATTTTACGGTCCTGGAAAAAGACATGCGTTGGGGGAACCTGCGTGACTTCCACGAACTGTATAACGCGGGCCATCTCATTGAAGGGGCTGTCGCTTATTACAAGGCAACGGGCAAACGCGATGTGCTCGATTTGTTAGCACGCTATGCGGATCTCATTAATGAGCGCTATGGACCAAACGAAGGTCAGGAACGGGGCTACCCCGGCCATCCTGAGATTGAGATGGCCCTGGTCAAGCTCTATGAAGCCACTGGCGAAGAACGCTATTTAGATCTCGCTAAATTCTTCGTTGATGAGCGTGGTCAACAAGAACCTCATTTCTTTGATCAAGAAGCGATTAGACGCGGTGAAGACCCGGATGATTATTGGGCACAGACTTACCGTTATTGCCAGTCTCATGCCCCCTTACGCGAACAAACAGAGCCGACAGGGCACGCTGTCCGCGCAATGTACCTCTATGCTGCTGTTACGGATCTTGCCCATGAAACGGGCGATGAAAGCCTCGCGCAGGTTGCAAAGACATTATGGCAGGACCTCGTTGCACATCAAATGTACCTGACGGGTGGGCTTGGCCCGGCACGTGCTAACGAAGGCTTCACTTTTGAATATGATTTGCCAAACGAAACCGGCTATACAGAAACTTGTGCAGCAATTGCGCTCGTCTTCTGGGCACACCGTATGTTCCACCTTGATCCGGATGGTCGTTATATTGATGTGCTGGAACGCTCACTTTATAACAGCGTTCTGAGCGGTATTTCGCAGCAAGGCGATGAATACTTTTATTCCAACCCGCTCTCGTCTTACCCCAACGTAGACCCGCACGATCACTTCAGTGGCATTACTTCAGCAGAATATTATCGCCGTAAAGAATGGCTGTTGTGCCCTTGCTGCCCGCCGAACCTGGCGCGCCTGGTGTCAAGTATTGGTTCCTACTTCTATTCCACACAGGACGATAACCGCATTTACGTCCATCTTTATAACACAGGCACAGCCGATATCCCGCTCGGCGAAAAATCCGTCAAGATTGACCAGACGGCTAATTATCCCTGGGATGGTGATGTTCGCTTGAGTGTCTCTGTTGACGCTGCAACGAGCTTTGAACTGGCTTTACGTATCCCCGGCTGGTGCCGTAACTATTCTGTTAGCCTCAATGGCGAAGCTTATGACGGCCAACCGGAAGCTGGATATATCGTTATTTCCCGCGAGTGGCAAAGTGGCGATACCATAGCCCTGACGCTCGATATGCCTGTTGAGCGTATTGGCGCAAACCCCCATATCCGTGAAGATGCCGGGCAGGTCGCTTTACAGCGTGGCCCCCTTGTCTACTGCCTGGAAGAAGTCGATAACGGACCTCAGCTTGCAAATATCGTTCTTAAGGCGGATGCCGCCCTTGAAGCAACTGTTGATGAAGATTTATTTGGAGGTGTTCCCGTTATAAAGGGGAAGGCTGTGCGGATTGAGCCATCAACGTGGCCTGGTGGATTGTATCAACCGCAGTCTCTCGTCGATTATAAGCGTTCAGAAATTCAACTTAAGGCCATTCCGTATTACTTGTGGGCGAATCGAGAACCAGGTGAAATGCGCGTCTGGATTCGCGAAGATTAA
- a CDS encoding extracellular solute-binding protein: MKKLNMSRRDFLKMMGVSGASLAASAGLDPFLLHTLAQEPVQITFGGWGAVAEDEGVKAAIEVFQEEHPEIQVEWQHTPDAGEYGTVLLTNLAAGTAPDTSFILSDQYETLAANGVLMDITDRIANDPLLGQENYFFEPQEAYRSAGGGDGRWYGIGSTWVAPQIYYNADLFDEMGITPPGFLDDEIYDWDTFVEICKQLTVDTEGRHPDDAGFDSENIERYAVDWNWGWQFLGSVIHSNGGQYLTDELTFAMDTPEAIEALQRMVDLIYVHHVSPRSATLSDLGMTNTQMLDSGRLAMAVDGSWALSWINSNELGITVGSGAIPKIVQPASIMQAHFHSALASSQHPDEAWEWIRFLATPFYQTHFAKIGLWLPNQTSMLTEEGLQTWLTEGIHPDNYANFVTDYLPKYGIAVRLPSGYIEASNNFITPAFDALAAGSAAADVMPAAVQQANDVLAMAMQM; the protein is encoded by the coding sequence ATGAAGAAATTGAATATGTCTCGCCGAGACTTTTTGAAAATGATGGGCGTGTCTGGCGCTTCGCTAGCTGCATCGGCAGGTTTGGATCCTTTCCTTTTACATACACTGGCACAGGAACCGGTTCAGATCACCTTTGGTGGCTGGGGCGCTGTTGCTGAAGACGAAGGTGTGAAGGCCGCGATTGAGGTCTTCCAGGAAGAACATCCTGAGATCCAGGTTGAGTGGCAGCACACCCCGGATGCTGGTGAATATGGGACTGTCTTGTTGACAAACCTCGCCGCTGGCACTGCCCCGGATACATCTTTCATCCTTTCAGATCAATATGAGACGCTGGCCGCAAATGGCGTCTTGATGGATATTACAGATCGCATCGCGAATGATCCCCTGTTGGGCCAGGAAAATTATTTCTTTGAGCCGCAAGAAGCTTATCGCAGCGCCGGTGGCGGTGATGGCCGTTGGTATGGCATCGGCTCTACCTGGGTGGCCCCGCAGATTTACTACAATGCCGATTTGTTTGATGAAATGGGCATTACCCCGCCAGGGTTCCTCGATGATGAAATTTATGATTGGGATACATTCGTCGAAATTTGCAAGCAGTTGACTGTCGATACTGAGGGCCGTCACCCAGATGATGCTGGCTTCGACTCTGAAAATATCGAACGCTATGCAGTGGATTGGAACTGGGGCTGGCAGTTCCTCGGCTCCGTCATTCACTCCAACGGCGGCCAGTATCTGACAGATGAGCTTACATTTGCAATGGATACGCCAGAAGCCATAGAAGCTTTGCAGCGCATGGTTGACTTGATCTACGTCCATCATGTTTCTCCGCGCAGCGCGACGCTTTCTGACCTGGGTATGACCAACACCCAGATGCTGGATAGCGGTCGTCTGGCGATGGCTGTTGATGGGTCCTGGGCGCTGTCCTGGATTAACTCCAATGAACTGGGCATTACTGTTGGGTCCGGTGCAATCCCGAAGATCGTACAGCCCGCATCCATCATGCAGGCTCACTTCCATTCAGCGCTGGCTTCATCACAGCACCCGGACGAAGCCTGGGAATGGATTCGCTTCCTGGCGACACCTTTCTATCAGACACACTTCGCCAAAATTGGCTTATGGTTGCCGAACCAGACCTCCATGCTGACCGAAGAAGGCCTGCAAACCTGGTTGACTGAAGGCATTCATCCAGATAATTATGCTAATTTCGTCACGGACTACCTGCCGAAGTACGGTATCGCTGTTCGTTTGCCTTCTGGCTACATCGAAGCATCAAATAACTTCATTACGCCAGCCTTCGATGCTCTGGCCGCAGGTAGTGCTGCTGCGGATGTGATGCCGGCTGCTGTTCAGCAGGCGAATGACGTCCTTGCAATGGCTATGCAAATGTAG
- a CDS encoding carbohydrate ABC transporter permease, with the protein MTTQTSTRKTPFSWFFDWYNQLPMVRRRTIIGYVFIMPFILGFILWFLVPALVAANLTFQRWNLISPPTYVGTANIERLFTDPILPQSLKATFLFTILSVPIGLVFAFFLAMLINTPIRGIAVFRTIYFLPSIVPAVASAVLWAWLLNTEFGLVNYFIRELGGPKIPWLQDPGWAIPAFIILSTWGVGGSMIIFLAGLQGIPEVYYEAAKLDGAGRFRQLWNITLPLMSPIIFFNLVMGFINSFQVFVSALLITNGGPQNATLFLVLYIYRTAFQSQNMGYAATLSWVLFFILMILSLIIFRVAGSRVYYENAD; encoded by the coding sequence ATGACAACTCAAACTAGTACGAGAAAAACACCGTTTAGCTGGTTTTTTGATTGGTATAACCAACTGCCGATGGTTCGGCGACGGACCATTATTGGTTATGTCTTCATCATGCCATTTATTCTCGGTTTTATTTTATGGTTTTTAGTGCCAGCACTGGTGGCTGCAAATCTCACGTTCCAGCGTTGGAACCTGATTAGCCCGCCAACGTATGTTGGCACAGCGAATATTGAGCGACTTTTTACAGACCCCATCCTCCCTCAATCGCTGAAGGCGACATTCCTATTTACAATTCTTTCAGTGCCAATCGGGTTGGTGTTTGCGTTTTTCCTGGCGATGTTGATTAACACGCCGATACGCGGTATTGCTGTCTTTCGTACGATTTACTTCCTGCCGAGTATTGTCCCGGCTGTAGCCAGTGCCGTCCTTTGGGCGTGGTTGCTCAATACGGAATTTGGTTTGGTGAATTACTTCATCCGGGAGTTAGGCGGCCCCAAAATACCCTGGTTGCAAGACCCTGGATGGGCAATCCCGGCCTTCATCATCCTGAGTACCTGGGGTGTGGGTGGGTCGATGATTATTTTCCTCGCAGGGTTGCAGGGTATCCCAGAAGTTTACTATGAAGCGGCCAAGCTGGATGGTGCAGGGCGCTTCAGGCAGTTGTGGAATATTACGCTCCCACTGATGTCACCCATTATCTTTTTTAATCTGGTGATGGGCTTCATCAACTCGTTCCAGGTGTTTGTGAGTGCGCTGCTGATCACCAATGGTGGGCCGCAGAACGCGACCTTGTTCCTCGTCCTGTACATTTATCGTACGGCATTCCAGAGCCAGAATATGGGCTATGCGGCGACGCTCTCATGGGTCTTGTTCTTCATCTTGATGATCCTCTCGCTGATCATCTTCCGCGTTGCTGGTAGCCGTGTTTACTACGAAAACGCTGATTAG
- a CDS encoding carbohydrate ABC transporter permease: protein MTEIDMDSTMAPPIAAPKKLEVGRARLSDRIWRGMTIFLLFFFAFVMFVPFFWLLTSSFKTQNQIFQYPPAWIPDPFVPENYVNALTYKPFHLYLRNSLFIAGMNVLAVTLSASFVGYGFARIRFPGRDLWFGVVMATLFLPYAILIVPSFIIFSRLGWVDSFLPLIVPQFFGGGAFNIFLMRQFFRTIPEDIADAARMDGCSEFGVYGRIFLPLAKPALITIAIFTFLHAWNDLLGPIIYLRSPEHFTVAAGLASFRSQTDISWDLQLAAATAMTLPVIVLFFFSQRYFIQGIVMTGLKG from the coding sequence ATGACTGAGATAGATATGGATTCAACAATGGCTCCGCCGATTGCCGCCCCTAAGAAGTTGGAAGTGGGGCGTGCTCGTTTATCTGACAGAATCTGGCGTGGAATGACCATTTTCTTGTTGTTTTTCTTCGCCTTTGTGATGTTCGTTCCGTTTTTCTGGTTGTTGACGAGTTCGTTTAAGACGCAAAACCAGATCTTCCAGTATCCGCCGGCATGGATCCCAGATCCTTTCGTGCCGGAAAATTACGTCAATGCGCTGACGTATAAGCCGTTCCATCTTTATCTGCGTAATTCTCTGTTTATTGCCGGGATGAACGTGCTCGCTGTGACGCTTTCGGCTTCGTTTGTGGGCTATGGTTTTGCGCGAATTCGCTTCCCAGGCCGCGATTTGTGGTTTGGCGTGGTCATGGCGACGCTCTTCCTGCCGTACGCGATTTTGATTGTGCCGAGCTTTATCATCTTCTCTCGCCTGGGGTGGGTGGATTCCTTCCTGCCGCTGATTGTGCCGCAGTTCTTCGGCGGTGGTGCGTTCAACATCTTCTTGATGCGCCAGTTCTTCCGAACGATCCCTGAAGATATTGCCGATGCAGCGCGTATGGATGGCTGTAGTGAATTTGGTGTTTATGGGCGTATCTTCCTGCCTCTGGCAAAACCTGCGCTGATCACGATTGCGATCTTCACCTTCCTACATGCCTGGAATGATCTGCTTGGGCCAATTATTTACCTGCGCTCACCGGAGCATTTCACCGTCGCAGCAGGTTTGGCATCTTTCCGCAGTCAGACAGACATCAGTTGGGATTTGCAGCTTGCGGCTGCAACGGCGATGACCTTGCCTGTCATCGTGCTGTTCTTCTTCTCACAGCGTTACTTCATCCAGGGCATTGTCATGACAGGCCTAAAGGGGTGA
- a CDS encoding M20 metallopeptidase family protein: MELYKRASEIQEDMVAWRRDIHMHPELGFEEKRTANLVVQNLREMGIEAEVGVGRTGVVARIGDGNGPKVGIRADMDALPIQEANDVPYKSQTPGLMHACGHDAHTAILMGVARILNDMADRPAGEVRLLFQPSEEKWGDDGISGATAMIQDSALEDLDAVIALHVASGQESGTVEVGDGYVAAAVDSFFATIKGEGTHGAHPDRGVDPIWISAQVINAIQAIRSRRTDPTTASVVTIGAIHGGTATNIIPHEVTFMGTIRTFDEDLRDQIHEELHRAFSVAKTLGGDYELEIQRGYPAMYNAPEVSQLLRDVAAEAIGEDKVKVGTPMMGAEDFSYMTQKAPGAMFMLGVKYDDLNRPHHSPIFDIDENPMQVGAAVLAETAVRLLKQHAK, from the coding sequence ATGGAACTCTATAAACGCGCCAGCGAAATTCAAGAAGACATGGTTGCGTGGCGCCGCGATATTCACATGCATCCTGAATTAGGGTTTGAAGAAAAGCGTACTGCCAACCTCGTGGTGCAAAATCTACGAGAGATGGGTATCGAAGCAGAAGTTGGCGTGGGACGCACAGGTGTTGTCGCTCGCATCGGTGATGGCAATGGTCCTAAAGTCGGCATACGTGCGGATATGGATGCACTGCCTATTCAGGAAGCGAATGACGTGCCTTATAAGTCACAGACGCCGGGCCTGATGCACGCTTGTGGGCATGATGCTCATACGGCTATTCTGATGGGTGTGGCGCGTATTCTTAATGATATGGCGGATCGTCCGGCGGGTGAAGTTCGCCTTCTCTTCCAGCCTAGTGAAGAAAAATGGGGCGATGATGGCATCAGCGGTGCAACCGCGATGATCCAGGATAGTGCACTGGAAGATTTAGATGCTGTGATTGCGCTGCATGTCGCCAGCGGCCAGGAATCCGGCACTGTAGAAGTCGGTGATGGCTATGTGGCCGCAGCGGTAGATTCTTTCTTCGCGACGATCAAGGGTGAGGGCACGCATGGTGCACATCCTGATCGAGGTGTTGACCCTATCTGGATTTCTGCCCAGGTCATCAATGCGATCCAGGCGATTCGTTCCCGTCGCACAGACCCCACAACAGCTTCAGTTGTGACGATTGGTGCGATTCATGGCGGCACAGCAACCAATATTATCCCGCACGAAGTCACCTTTATGGGGACAATTCGTACTTTTGACGAAGATCTGCGTGATCAGATCCATGAGGAATTACACCGTGCTTTCTCAGTGGCGAAGACCCTGGGTGGTGACTATGAGCTCGAAATTCAGCGAGGCTACCCGGCTATGTATAATGCGCCGGAAGTCTCCCAATTGCTGCGGGATGTCGCTGCGGAAGCCATCGGCGAAGATAAGGTCAAAGTCGGTACGCCGATGATGGGTGCTGAAGACTTCTCTTATATGACCCAAAAAGCACCGGGCGCGATGTTCATGCTGGGTGTCAAGTATGATGATCTCAATCGGCCTCATCACAGCCCCATTTTCGATATTGATGAAAATCCCATGCAGGTTGGGGCTGCTGTCCTGGCAGAAACAGCCGTTCGTCTGCTTAAACAGCACGCGAAATAA
- a CDS encoding bifunctional 4-hydroxy-2-oxoglutarate aldolase/2-dehydro-3-deoxy-phosphogluconate aldolase, with translation MAQFDRLTVFNTVIEDGMVPLFYHADMETAQSLVGALADGGSRVLEFTNRGENALEVFRALVKYCAQFYPQMIIGIGSVDDAPTAALFLAYGANFIVGPTFNPEVARLCNRRKVAYMPGCGTLNEIANAEEYGAEIVKLFPGNAAGGADFVKSVLAPRPWSRIMPTGGVTPEEDNLRQWFSAGVTCVGMGSKLVRQDWIAAGNYAAITELTRSTLALIRQLRAE, from the coding sequence ATGGCTCAGTTTGATCGTCTAACCGTCTTTAATACCGTCATCGAAGATGGCATGGTGCCACTTTTTTATCACGCTGATATGGAAACCGCGCAGTCTCTAGTGGGTGCCCTGGCCGATGGGGGCAGCCGGGTGTTGGAATTCACCAATCGTGGCGAGAATGCCCTAGAAGTATTTCGTGCGCTGGTCAAATATTGCGCGCAGTTTTACCCACAGATGATTATCGGCATTGGTTCCGTTGATGATGCCCCGACTGCCGCATTGTTTTTAGCTTATGGGGCGAACTTCATCGTAGGGCCAACGTTTAACCCTGAAGTGGCACGGCTTTGTAACCGCCGCAAGGTGGCTTATATGCCGGGCTGTGGCACTCTGAACGAAATTGCCAATGCAGAAGAATATGGCGCGGAGATCGTCAAGTTGTTCCCAGGGAATGCAGCAGGTGGGGCTGATTTCGTCAAAAGTGTCTTGGCCCCTCGGCCATGGAGCCGCATTATGCCTACAGGTGGCGTCACACCGGAAGAAGATAATCTCCGTCAGTGGTTTTCCGCTGGTGTGACGTGTGTCGGTATGGGTAGCAAACTCGTCCGCCAGGATTGGATTGCTGCAGGCAATTATGCGGCTATCACTGAACTGACACGTTCAACGCTCGCTTTGATCCGTCAGTTGCGCGCTGAGTGA
- a CDS encoding shikimate dehydrogenase encodes MMNDDVVKKEQPTFYFIGVTTGQSSINKVFPLWMDILEHPEVKLEGIDHAIHDAPENYRQSVAQIKYDPNSLGALVTTHKIDLYNATRDMFDYFDPYAQVTGEISCISKRAGALRGHAKDPITASLSLGAIIENGYFAKTGGHVLSLGAGGAAVATLLNLINKPDKSDRPAKFIAIDLSQERLNHMQQMATQYDTDIEIEYIQSSDPTRNDEIMASLPDASIVINATGMGKDTPGSPITDEGIFPRKGIAWEFNYRGERDFMHQALRQADSRELQVEDGWVYFTHGWSQVIIEVLDIQLTPEIFKKLVEVASVVRSESAQ; translated from the coding sequence ATGATGAATGACGATGTCGTCAAAAAAGAGCAACCTACATTTTATTTTATTGGCGTTACCACAGGGCAATCATCGATTAACAAAGTCTTTCCGCTGTGGATGGATATTCTTGAACACCCGGAAGTGAAACTCGAAGGCATTGATCACGCGATTCATGACGCACCAGAAAATTATCGCCAATCTGTTGCGCAGATTAAGTACGATCCCAATTCGCTCGGCGCATTGGTGACCACACACAAAATTGATCTCTATAATGCCACGCGGGATATGTTTGATTACTTCGATCCCTACGCCCAGGTCACAGGCGAAATTTCATGTATTTCCAAGCGCGCTGGCGCATTGCGTGGGCATGCAAAAGACCCTATCACGGCCAGCTTGAGCCTGGGTGCCATCATCGAAAATGGCTACTTCGCCAAGACAGGCGGACATGTGCTCTCATTAGGTGCAGGTGGCGCTGCTGTCGCGACACTCCTCAATCTAATCAATAAGCCAGATAAGAGCGACCGTCCTGCTAAATTCATCGCCATCGATCTCTCCCAGGAGCGGCTCAATCACATGCAGCAAATGGCCACGCAGTATGACACAGATATTGAAATTGAATACATCCAGAGCAGTGACCCAACTCGTAATGATGAAATTATGGCCAGCTTACCAGATGCCAGCATCGTCATTAATGCGACGGGTATGGGCAAGGATACACCGGGCTCACCGATTACAGATGAAGGGATCTTCCCCAGGAAGGGCATTGCGTGGGAATTTAATTACCGTGGAGAACGAGACTTTATGCATCAGGCGCTAAGACAGGCCGATTCCCGCGAGCTACAGGTAGAGGATGGTTGGGTTTACTTCACACATGGATGGTCACAGGTCATCATTGAAGTGCTGGATATTCAGTTGACGCCTGAAATTTTCAAAAAGCTGGTGGAAGTGGCATCTGTCGTCCGCAGCGAATCTGCACAATAA
- a CDS encoding arsenate reductase ArsC: MKQRVLILCTGNSARSQMAEGLLRHLAHDRMEVYSAGTRPSTVNPYAIQAMAQREIDISGQRSKHLNEYLDQPFDTVITVCDQAAETCPIFPGRAKRIHWSFPDPAAVQGDEKAILAAFERVRDDLETKLRGWLAT, from the coding sequence ATGAAACAGCGCGTCTTGATTTTATGTACGGGCAATTCCGCACGGTCACAGATGGCAGAGGGTTTACTCCGCCATCTGGCTCATGATCGTATGGAAGTCTATAGCGCGGGTACGCGACCATCCACCGTGAATCCCTATGCTATCCAGGCAATGGCACAGCGTGAGATTGATATCTCCGGCCAGCGTTCCAAGCATCTCAACGAATATCTGGACCAGCCGTTTGATACAGTCATCACCGTCTGTGATCAAGCTGCGGAAACATGCCCGATCTTCCCTGGCAGGGCGAAACGCATTCATTGGAGCTTCCCCGATCCGGCTGCAGTCCAAGGCGATGAAAAGGCTATACTGGCCGCCTTTGAGCGCGTCCGAGATGATCTGGAAACCAAGCTGCGCGGATGGCTGGCGACATAA